The Paracoccus aminophilus JCM 7686 genome window below encodes:
- a CDS encoding histidine phosphatase family protein, whose translation MTIRLSLICAAPPDGTAFPADQPASRPALDKLTPLAGADLCLISPLRRARDTAQALGCQGVLVPALAETDFGAWAGRAPADLLAEAPADFAAWLGDPTAAPHGGESFAQMAARVTGWLDALTPESGELIAITHPGPIQALVLSVLDAPLSAAARVSVKPLSRTRLSHDGRRWSLHPGAALFD comes from the coding sequence ATGACGATCCGACTTTCCCTGATTTGCGCCGCGCCCCCTGACGGCACGGCTTTCCCCGCCGATCAGCCAGCCTCTCGGCCTGCGCTGGACAAGCTGACCCCGCTTGCCGGGGCGGACCTCTGCCTGATCTCGCCCCTGCGGCGCGCGCGCGACACCGCGCAGGCGCTTGGCTGTCAGGGCGTGCTGGTCCCTGCTTTGGCCGAGACCGATTTCGGCGCCTGGGCCGGGCGCGCGCCCGCCGATCTGCTGGCCGAAGCCCCCGCCGATTTCGCGGCCTGGCTGGGCGATCCCACCGCCGCGCCGCATGGGGGCGAAAGCTTCGCGCAGATGGCCGCGCGGGTGACCGGCTGGCTTGACGCCCTGACGCCCGAAAGCGGAGAGCTGATCGCCATTACCCATCCCGGCCCGATTCAGGCGCTGGTCCTGTCGGTGCTCGACGCGCCCCTGAGCGCCGCCGCGCGGGTCAGCGTCAAGCCCCTGTCGCGCACGCGGCTGAGCCATGACGGGCGGCGCTGGTCGCTCCATCCCGGCGCCGCGCTCTTCGACTAA
- a CDS encoding CbtB domain-containing protein, whose product MSAVAPDFQVEPIPLSKWAPWAIFAGVIMLLAMYFVTTEQGAVALFDGMYVHEFVHDARHLLGFPCH is encoded by the coding sequence ATGTCTGCCGTCGCCCCCGACTTTCAGGTCGAGCCGATCCCGCTGAGCAAATGGGCGCCTTGGGCGATCTTTGCGGGCGTGATCATGCTGCTCGCCATGTATTTCGTCACCACCGAGCAAGGCGCGGTGGCATTGTTCGACGGCATGTATGTGCATGAATTCGTGCATGATGCCCGTCACCTCCTCGGCTTCCCCTGCCACTGA